In the genome of Taurinivorans muris, one region contains:
- a CDS encoding ATP-grasp domain-containing protein, which yields MMKKINVGVFPCEAENAYELYRSLQYAVRFNVIGLASKVEHCKFEYREIYDGLPYVFEDDFLPSFIDALIAKKIEYIFPTHDSVAEYLKEVEDKLPAKVLCSPLHTAVLCRDKEKLYRFLRNEDFCPEVYALENLVFPSFAKPKIGQGGNFCQFLQSEEDMKLLTRSLDDMLFCEYLPGIELTVDCFTDRKGRLLYAGARTRDVIKQGIAYSSRSYPLSDEIMSILLKLNSSLVLRGLWFCQIKKDACGAWKLLEVSTRIATTMNLTRHKGINLPLLACYDALGYDLDILDNPFLVRISRSLQTKYELSFDYRTVYLDLDDTLIVNEAVNIKMIAFVYQCVNKGKTVVLLTKHEGDVEEYLKKYKIDTALFAKIIHIPDDEKKSLYYEDEKGILIDNLYVERKEALKCGLAVFDVDAIDALLETF from the coding sequence GCGAAGCGGAAAATGCGTATGAATTATACCGTTCTTTGCAGTATGCCGTCCGTTTTAATGTGATTGGCTTGGCAAGCAAAGTGGAGCATTGCAAGTTCGAATACCGTGAAATTTATGACGGTCTGCCCTATGTTTTCGAGGATGATTTTTTGCCTTCTTTCATTGACGCCCTGATTGCCAAAAAAATAGAATACATTTTCCCCACCCATGATTCTGTTGCCGAATATCTGAAAGAAGTTGAAGATAAGCTTCCCGCAAAAGTCTTGTGTTCACCTTTGCATACCGCAGTGCTGTGCAGAGATAAGGAAAAATTGTATCGTTTTTTGCGGAATGAAGATTTTTGTCCCGAAGTCTACGCTTTGGAAAATCTTGTTTTTCCCTCTTTCGCAAAACCGAAAATCGGACAAGGCGGTAATTTTTGTCAATTTTTGCAAAGCGAAGAGGATATGAAGCTTTTGACGCGTTCCTTGGACGATATGCTTTTTTGCGAATATTTACCCGGTATCGAGCTTACGGTTGATTGTTTCACGGACAGAAAAGGACGTTTGCTTTATGCGGGGGCAAGAACCCGTGACGTCATAAAACAAGGGATCGCGTACAGTTCACGCTCGTATCCCCTTTCCGATGAAATCATGAGTATTCTGTTAAAACTTAACTCGTCGCTTGTTTTGCGCGGCTTGTGGTTTTGTCAGATAAAAAAAGATGCCTGCGGGGCATGGAAATTGCTGGAAGTTTCAACCCGTATCGCAACGACCATGAATTTGACAAGGCATAAGGGAATAAATCTGCCGCTTTTGGCTTGTTATGATGCCTTGGGCTATGATTTGGATATATTGGACAATCCTTTTCTTGTCCGCATTTCCCGGTCGTTGCAGACAAAGTATGAGCTTTCCTTTGATTATCGGACGGTTTACCTTGATTTGGACGATACGCTCATCGTGAACGAAGCCGTGAACATAAAAATGATCGCTTTTGTGTATCAGTGCGTCAACAAAGGTAAAACAGTTGTTTTGCTTACGAAGCATGAAGGCGATGTCGAGGAATATTTAAAAAAATATAAAATCGATACGGCGCTTTTTGCAAAAATTATCCATATTCCTGATGATGAAAAAAAATCTCTTTATTATGAAGATGAAAAGGGAATACTGATTGACAATCTTTATGTTGAAAGAAAAGAAGCGTTGAAGTGCGGTTTGGCGGTTTTTGATGTTGACGCCATAGACGCCTTGCTGGAAACATTTTAG